The Fimbriimonadaceae bacterium nucleotide sequence TTTCATATTTCGCGGGATCATACCGACATAAAAGTGTCTTTCCGATTAAGTGCAAAAGCCCGCAGGTATAAGCCTCGTCAGCGTTAATCCCCCTCACCCGTTCGGCCACGACGCGGGCGGCGACGGCAGCGTCGAGCGAGGTGCGCCACCAGGTCCGGCGGCGCAACGACTCTTTGTCGGTTCGGCCGACGAAGAGGTCAAAGACCCCCACCGTCATCGCCAGCTGACGGACCGATTTGAACCCGAGAAAAAGCACGGCCTCGCGAATGGAGGTCACTTTCCGGGGCAACGCATAATAGGCCGAGTTCGCCTGAGCGATAAGCCGCGCCGAGAAACCAGGGTCGACGAGGATCGCCCGCTCTAGACTTTGGGTCGAGGCGTCGTCACTGCCCGTCATGTCCACAATTTGACAAATAACTTGGGGAAGAACCGCGATTTCACCGACCTTGTCCAATACAAGTTCCACCGGATCGACCGTCCGGCTCTCCACCTCTCCAGTTTCGCATAATCGTAGCTTTATGCGATCACTGCCGAATTGAGTACTGTGCTCTGTAGACATGATCTTATGCGTAAATAACCCTGAGAACTTCTTCGACGGACGTGACTCCAGATATGATCTTTTGAGCGGCGTCCATCTGCAACGTCCTCATTCCGGCGTCGATGGCAAGGTTTCGCAGAATGTGGGACGGAGACCTGCGCAGCACTTCGTCGCGGATCTGGTCGGTCATAACCATAAGTTCATGGACACCGGTGCGGCCCTTGTGGCCCGATCCCTTACAGAGGTCGCAACCACGCCCTTTAAAGATCGTCACGTTGTCGTTTTCGTCCACCGCAGTGTCCTCTGGAATCGGGAGGCCAAAGCGTTGAAGCGTTGCGATGGGCTCTTTGTAAGAGTCCTTGCAGTTCGGACATATTTGGCGCACGAGCCTTTGGGCGAGAACGCCGTTTATCGACGAAGAGATCAGGAAGGGCTCGACGTCCATGTCGATCAGCCGGGTCGGGGCAGATGGAGCGTCGTTCGTGTGCAGAGTGCTGAAGACCAAGTGGCCCGTCAAGGCGGCTTCCATCGCAATGGTCGCCGTCTCGGTATCGCGCATCTCACCGACCATGATTACGTCAGGGTCTTGGCGGAGCATAGCCCTCAGACCGGCCGCGAAAGTCATGCCCGCCTTCACGTTGACGTTACACTGGTTGATCCCGCTTAACTCATACTCGACGGGATCTTCAATAGTGATGATGTTTTTTTGACCGTCGTTGGTTTGATTCAACAACGAGTACAGCGTCGTCGACTTACCGGAACCGGTCGGTCCCGTGACCAGGCAGATACCGTAACTCTTTGCGGCCAAGTCCTCCAAAATCCGTAGGTTGTGGTCTAGGAAACCGAGTTTTGCTAAGCCGATGCTGATCCCGCCTTTGTCCAAGACGCGCATGACGATCTTTTCGCCATAGACAACGGGCAAGGTCGAGACGCGGAAGTCGAACTCCTTGCCACCAATGACCGCACTGATGCGGTTGTCTTGGGGCGCCCGCTTTTCCGCAATGTCCATGTTCGCGACGATCTTAAAGCGGCTTGTCAACGGCGCGACGACCTTCTTTGGAAGGCGCATGGCTTCGTTCATGACGCCGTCGATACGAAGCCGCACAACCATGCCGTCTTTGCGAGGCTCAAGGTGGATGTCGCTTGCCCGATCCGCGACCGCCTGGTTGATGATAAGGTTTGCCAAGCGGATGATGGGCGCGTCTTCGCCCATCCTCTTCAATTCTTCGGCGCTGACCTCGGGGTCTTCTTCTCGAATCGCGAGGTCGCCCTCGACGTCTGCCATGACGCCCGCGAGCATCTCGGTCATGCCCGTGTCGTCTTGGTAGACATCGTTGATGAGCTGGACGAGGTCGTCCTCAATGGTTATGAGCGGTTCTATCTCATAACCGGTCGCCATTCGTATTTCGTCGATGACGAAGACGTCCAGCGGGTTGGCCATCGCGACCAAGAGGCGCTTGCCCTGAAGGTCTAGGGGGAGCGCCTTGAACTTGCGGGCTTGCGGGCCCCGCATGAGCTGGGCGACCTCTTCCCGCACGGGAAGGCCCTTGACGTCAATGAACGGGATGCCCCAAACCTTGCCGAGGCAGCGCACGCGGTCGCGTTCCGCGATGAGGCCCATCTCGACCATGACCTTGGCGATTGGGTCGGTCCCGCCCAATTCCAGCTGCCGGAACACGGCTTGCTGGAGTTGGTCCTGCGTGACCAGCCCCTCATCGACAAAGATTTCGCCCGTCAGCATGAGCCCTTCAGGTTATGGTCGGCTTCCCGAGCAGCCGGCTTCACCTTAAGGCGACCCAAATCAGCAGGTGAGTGGGGCCTGCCCGGCCCCGCCGCCCAGGGTCGCAAAGGTATCATTCCACCCTTGCCGCTGTGCCCAGGTGGCGGAATTGGTAGACGCGCTAGTTTCAGGTACTAGTGCCAGCAATGGCGTGAAGGTTCGAGTCCTTTCCTGGGCACCATTTCCCGCGTAGTCGGCGGGGGCTAGCCCCAATGCCAGGCATCTTCGCCCAGCAGCGTTTGGATGAAGTTCAACTGGCCGCTGTGGTACCACATGTGCAAGACCATGAAACGGCAGCGCTCCTGGCGCGTGGTTTCGCCGTGCTCGGTGGTCACCGGAGCCATCAAGTCCTCTTCGCTGTAGGCTCCGACCTGGCTCAGAATCTTGGCTGACGACGCCCCCAAAGCGTCCAGGACGCTCTGCTTCGATTTCAAGCCGTCCGGAGCCCTCTGCCATCCTTCCGGCCAATCGGAAGACGGCTCCCCGCGCATCGAGGCGGCGACGTCGTCGTTCACCAAGTTCACCTCGTAGGCGATGTCGGCGACCGTCCGGGCCTTTCCACCAAGGTGCCTGTCGAACACATCCTCGGGCAGAGCCTCCAAGTCTTGTCGGAAGACTTGAAAGGCTCTGCTCAACGACCGAAGCGTCTGCTGGCTTTGCTCCACGGGCCAGAGGCTACCCTTGGTCAGTCGATGCTGTTGTTGATCCAACCCGGCGAAATCGCGAGGACGAAGGCTCGGACCTGAATCACGCGGGTCGGCTGATCCGGATCGTCGGACTGGATCGTTACGGTGCCTGTCTGCAGGCCCGGCTCGGTCGGGACGAAGAAGAGGGTGTGGTCGTTGGCTTGGCCAGGGGCCGCTTGGAACTGGCCGCCGTTTACGAAGAACGGAGAAGAGGCCTGCATCGTGTACTTGAGGCGAGCGATGCCGTCAAGGCCCCAAAGGTTGGTGTTCCCATTGTTCCTGACATTGAACGTTCTGCCCACCGGCCGGTTCAGCATTACCGTCCCAAAGTCAATGGCCGTCGTGCTATCGACCTTTGCCGGGACTCTAAGGTCTAGAAGTACCGGAATATGGCCTGCACCGTTGGCGGCGTTTCTGATCGCTGTCGCGATGTCCGGCCCCACCATCGTATTGTTGGTCACTGTCAAGGTGGTATTGAAACTTGTGCCGTCGTTCCCCCAGGCTCGGTAGGAATGGTTGGGGTCGTTCCACGTCGTCGTACTGTATGGCTTTGTGGGATCCCCTAAATAGTCGAACCCGTCACCATCGACAAGATCAGAAGAAAGAAGGATCTGGTCAAAGCGGTCGTCCATGCCCCCGGCTCCAATCGGGTCTTGGGTGTGGACGAACCGAAAAGCGCCGTTGTTGTTCCAGGTGCCAGGGGTCTTGATCGGGTCGAAGAATTGCCCGTTGTTATTGACTTGCGACCCCGTGAGTTCAACATAGGCCGGCTCTGTACTTCGGTAAACGTTGAAGTCTCCGGCAACCAGGAACGGTCGCCCGAGGACCTTGGCGTCGTTGCGAACGATCACGGCCTCGAGGCGCCTGCGCTCCGCGTCCGCCGGTGTGTCCGCCGCTTTCATGTGGCAGTTGTACATCGCGATCTTTGTCGCCTGGCTCGTGTAGCCAGTCAGGGTGAAGTCATAGCGCATAACGTTTCGCGGGTT carries:
- a CDS encoding DinB family protein — its product is MEQSQQTLRSLSRAFQVFRQDLEALPEDVFDRHLGGKARTVADIAYEVNLVNDDVAASMRGEPSSDWPEGWQRAPDGLKSKQSVLDALGASSAKILSQVGAYSEEDLMAPVTTEHGETTRQERCRFMVLHMWYHSGQLNFIQTLLGEDAWHWG
- a CDS encoding choice-of-anchor D domain-containing protein yields the protein MNSAPGSPGDWAFATFVNGPDSDAACFYRTSKVSSVTATVVATGNSSANPRNVMRYDFTLTGYTSQATKIAMYNCHMKAADTPADAERRRLEAVIVRNDAKVLGRPFLVAGDFNVYRSTEPAYVELTGSQVNNNGQFFDPIKTPGTWNNNGAFRFVHTQDPIGAGGMDDRFDQILLSSDLVDGDGFDYLGDPTKPYSTTTWNDPNHSYRAWGNDGTSFNTTLTVTNNTMVGPDIATAIRNAANGAGHIPVLLDLRVPAKVDSTTAIDFGTVMLNRPVGRTFNVRNNGNTNLWGLDGIARLKYTMQASSPFFVNGGQFQAAPGQANDHTLFFVPTEPGLQTGTVTIQSDDPDQPTRVIQVRAFVLAISPGWINNSID
- a CDS encoding HDOD domain-containing protein — encoded protein: MSTEHSTQFGSDRIKLRLCETGEVESRTVDPVELVLDKVGEIAVLPQVICQIVDMTGSDDASTQSLERAILVDPGFSARLIAQANSAYYALPRKVTSIREAVLFLGFKSVRQLAMTVGVFDLFVGRTDKESLRRRTWWRTSLDAAVAARVVAERVRGINADEAYTCGLLHLIGKTLLCRYDPAKYERVQGVVEQGAPDVLAERAVFDCDHIGVGLAAAKKWSFPESLVAGLNYFSPVTDRTPENLLRATTAVASRIAKLTTTGKPTRELSSNQLPAWTMEVLMLQEEDADKLMEAAFESIEKAEHVMVT
- the tadA gene encoding Flp pilus assembly complex ATPase component TadA; protein product: MLTGEIFVDEGLVTQDQLQQAVFRQLELGGTDPIAKVMVEMGLIAERDRVRCLGKVWGIPFIDVKGLPVREEVAQLMRGPQARKFKALPLDLQGKRLLVAMANPLDVFVIDEIRMATGYEIEPLITIEDDLVQLINDVYQDDTGMTEMLAGVMADVEGDLAIREEDPEVSAEELKRMGEDAPIIRLANLIINQAVADRASDIHLEPRKDGMVVRLRIDGVMNEAMRLPKKVVAPLTSRFKIVANMDIAEKRAPQDNRISAVIGGKEFDFRVSTLPVVYGEKIVMRVLDKGGISIGLAKLGFLDHNLRILEDLAAKSYGICLVTGPTGSGKSTTLYSLLNQTNDGQKNIITIEDPVEYELSGINQCNVNVKAGMTFAAGLRAMLRQDPDVIMVGEMRDTETATIAMEAALTGHLVFSTLHTNDAPSAPTRLIDMDVEPFLISSSINGVLAQRLVRQICPNCKDSYKEPIATLQRFGLPIPEDTAVDENDNVTIFKGRGCDLCKGSGHKGRTGVHELMVMTDQIRDEVLRRSPSHILRNLAIDAGMRTLQMDAAQKIISGVTSVEEVLRVIYA